One Pseudonocardia abyssalis DNA segment encodes these proteins:
- a CDS encoding AMP-binding protein has translation MTVLPTLLDPTDRPALRAGDDSLTHSELASVADALAERIRAAGPKRIAVHAVPGIHTAVAVASAVLAGVPAVPVNPKLGERELAHVLADSEPGAVLAAPGAVLPGGLADLPRIDVELSSTGGGAPPRDPGPAAPALVVYTSGTTGPPKGAVLSRGAVAANLDALADAWSWTGDDVLVHALPLFHVHGLVLGVLGPLRRGGSLHHLPALDAGALADAVDGGATMVFGVPTQYHRLADQLQDDPDAAKRIGRARLLVSGSAALTAVDHTRLRAATGLAVRERYGLTESLILTAVRADEEPEPGTVGRPLAGTEVRLDPVEGDPDLGTVHARGPGLFDGYLNRGGGTDHDGWFATGDIGRWTESGALALVGRHSTDLIKSGGYKIGAGEIENALLEHPGVAEAAVFGLPDEDLGERVVAVVVAAGDVPVEQELIDHVAAQLAPHKRPREVRFVDVLPRNDMGKVLKSRLREG, from the coding sequence GTGACCGTCCTCCCCACGCTCCTCGACCCGACCGACCGCCCCGCCCTGCGCGCGGGCGACGACTCGTTGACGCACTCGGAGCTGGCGTCGGTCGCCGACGCGCTGGCCGAGCGGATCCGGGCGGCCGGACCGAAGCGGATCGCGGTGCACGCGGTGCCGGGGATCCACACGGCGGTCGCGGTGGCGTCGGCGGTGCTCGCCGGGGTGCCCGCGGTGCCCGTCAACCCGAAGCTGGGGGAGCGCGAGCTGGCCCACGTCCTCGCCGACTCCGAGCCCGGTGCGGTGCTCGCGGCCCCCGGCGCCGTCCTCCCCGGCGGGCTGGCGGATCTCCCGCGGATCGACGTCGAGCTCAGCAGCACCGGTGGCGGCGCGCCCCCGCGCGACCCGGGGCCGGCCGCGCCCGCGCTCGTCGTCTACACCTCGGGGACCACCGGCCCGCCCAAGGGCGCGGTGCTCTCCCGTGGGGCCGTCGCGGCCAACCTCGACGCCCTCGCCGACGCCTGGTCCTGGACCGGCGACGACGTGCTCGTCCACGCCCTCCCGCTGTTCCACGTGCACGGGCTCGTGCTGGGGGTGCTCGGACCGCTGCGCCGCGGAGGGTCGTTGCACCACCTCCCCGCCCTCGACGCCGGCGCGCTCGCCGACGCCGTCGACGGCGGCGCCACGATGGTGTTCGGCGTGCCGACGCAGTACCACCGCCTCGCCGACCAGCTCCAGGACGACCCGGACGCCGCGAAGCGGATCGGCCGCGCCCGGCTGCTCGTCTCGGGCTCCGCGGCGCTCACCGCCGTCGACCACACCCGCCTGCGCGCCGCCACCGGCCTCGCCGTCCGCGAGCGCTACGGGCTCACCGAGTCGCTCATCCTCACCGCCGTGCGCGCCGACGAGGAGCCCGAGCCCGGCACCGTCGGCCGCCCGCTCGCCGGGACCGAGGTGCGCCTGGACCCGGTCGAGGGCGACCCGGACCTGGGCACCGTCCACGCACGCGGCCCCGGCCTGTTCGACGGGTACCTCAACCGCGGCGGCGGCACGGACCACGACGGCTGGTTCGCCACCGGCGACATCGGTCGCTGGACGGAGTCGGGGGCGCTCGCGCTCGTCGGCCGGCACTCCACCGACCTGATCAAGTCCGGCGGCTACAAGATCGGCGCGGGGGAGATCGAGAACGCGCTGCTGGAGCACCCCGGCGTCGCCGAGGCCGCGGTGTTCGGCCTGCCCGACGAGGACCTGGGGGAGCGGGTCGTCGCGGTCGTCGTCGCCGCGGGGGATGTGCCCGTCGAGCAGGAGCTGATCGACCACGTCGCCGCCCAGCTCGCCCCGCACAAGCGCCCGCGGGAGGTGCGGTTCGTCGACGTGCTGCCGCGTAACGACATGGGCAAGGTGCTCAAGTCCCGTTTACGGGAGGGCTGA
- a CDS encoding CYTH and CHAD domain-containing protein, which produces MPKTTAAPPTPLHFRGAAEAGSPRLAGLPGVHREEPSPVVVLEVERYDTDDLRLSVAGITLSLHRGDGPAQWNLDLPDGDHDERLRVPVAADAPEPAPVPAQIDELIRGAARDRAVRPVGRARTTRAVTRLLSQDDTVVAEVVHDHVSVATLGRSTDVRTWTEAALDLRAGAPDGLAGRLAESGLTPAPPGVEAELDRLLRPARPRRARVGKKGSAGAVLMTYVAAQADRIAAEDLRVRRDEPDAVHQLRVAARRMRSALQAYRPLLDAERTEPVVDALRGFGQALAPARDAEVLRERVLAGLAALPPELRLGHAEAFATRHFARIEAEARAAVLTELDGERYAALRSALDALLEEPPLTKAARGKSGLKAGVARATKRLTRAVDVAVQSGPEQTEAVHAARKAGKRLRYATEVAGTKDKGLKHLQKALGEHQDAVVASATLRELGAAAHASGENGFSFGVLLGRDVERAARIEHDLPRLWARR; this is translated from the coding sequence ATGCCGAAGACGACCGCAGCCCCGCCCACGCCCCTGCACTTCCGAGGCGCCGCCGAGGCCGGATCGCCCCGGCTGGCCGGCCTGCCGGGGGTGCACCGTGAGGAGCCGTCGCCGGTGGTGGTGCTCGAGGTCGAGCGCTACGACACCGACGACCTGCGCCTGTCCGTGGCCGGGATCACGTTGTCCCTGCACCGGGGAGACGGGCCTGCGCAGTGGAACCTGGACCTCCCCGACGGCGACCACGACGAGCGTCTGCGCGTGCCCGTCGCGGCCGACGCGCCGGAACCCGCCCCGGTGCCCGCGCAGATCGACGAGCTGATCCGCGGCGCCGCCCGCGACCGCGCGGTGCGCCCCGTCGGCCGCGCCCGCACGACCCGCGCGGTGACGCGCCTGCTCTCGCAGGACGACACCGTCGTCGCCGAGGTCGTGCACGACCATGTCTCGGTGGCCACGCTGGGCCGCTCCACCGACGTCCGCACCTGGACCGAGGCAGCGCTCGACCTGCGGGCCGGGGCCCCGGACGGCCTGGCAGGCCGCCTCGCCGAGTCCGGCCTGACCCCCGCCCCTCCCGGCGTCGAGGCCGAGCTGGACCGCCTGCTCCGCCCCGCCCGCCCGCGTCGGGCCCGGGTCGGGAAGAAGGGGTCCGCCGGTGCCGTGCTGATGACCTACGTCGCCGCGCAGGCCGACCGCATCGCCGCCGAGGACCTGCGCGTGCGCCGCGACGAGCCCGACGCGGTGCACCAGCTGCGGGTCGCCGCGCGCCGGATGCGCAGCGCGTTGCAGGCCTACCGGCCACTGCTCGACGCCGAGCGCACCGAGCCCGTCGTCGACGCGCTGCGCGGGTTCGGCCAGGCCCTCGCCCCCGCCCGCGACGCCGAGGTGCTCCGCGAGCGGGTGCTCGCCGGACTCGCCGCGCTGCCGCCCGAGCTGCGGTTGGGTCACGCCGAGGCGTTCGCGACCCGGCACTTCGCCCGCATCGAGGCCGAGGCACGTGCGGCCGTCCTCACCGAACTCGACGGCGAGCGCTACGCCGCCCTGCGCAGCGCGCTCGACGCCCTGCTGGAGGAGCCGCCGCTGACGAAGGCGGCGCGGGGGAAGTCGGGGCTGAAGGCCGGGGTCGCGCGGGCGACGAAGCGGCTGACCCGGGCCGTCGACGTCGCGGTGCAGTCCGGCCCGGAGCAGACCGAGGCCGTGCACGCGGCACGCAAGGCGGGCAAGCGGTTGCGCTACGCCACCGAGGTCGCGGGCACGAAGGACAAGGGACTCAAGCACCTGCAGAAGGCGCTGGGGGAGCACCAGGACGCCGTCGTCGCGAGCGCGACACTGCGCGAGCTGGGCGCCGCGGCCCACGCGAGCGGGGAGAACGGGTTCAGCTTCGGCGTACTGCTGGGCCGTGACGTCGAGCGGGCCGCGCGGATCGAGCACGACCTACCGCGGCTCTGGGCCCGCCGCTGA
- a CDS encoding PHP domain-containing protein: MSDDRDPVADLRRVAFLLERAHESTYRVRAFRTAAAVLARKERGELTRLALSGELVRLKGVGEVTARCVVESLTGEEPVYLRRLEATEGTPLDAAALALKDALRGDCHSHTDASDGGSPLREMVETARALGHSYLVVTDHSPRLTVANGLSPERLRAQLEQIAELNAELTDFRVLTGIEVDILDDGALDQDPDLLDQLDVVVASVHSKLRMPRAEMTERMLTAVANPHVDVLGHCTGRMVMGKRKRPESEFDADRVFAACAEYGVAVEVNSRPERLDPPKRLLRLAVEAGCEFTIDTDAHAPGQLDWLGNGCERAVACAVPPDRVLNTWPVERLLDRTRA; encoded by the coding sequence GTGAGCGACGACCGCGACCCCGTGGCCGACCTGCGCCGGGTGGCCTTCCTGCTGGAACGTGCGCACGAGTCCACCTACCGCGTCCGTGCGTTCCGTACCGCCGCCGCCGTGCTGGCGAGGAAGGAGCGCGGGGAGCTGACGCGGCTCGCACTGTCCGGCGAGCTGGTGCGGCTCAAGGGGGTCGGGGAGGTGACGGCGCGGTGCGTCGTCGAGTCGCTGACCGGTGAGGAGCCGGTGTACCTGCGCCGCCTCGAGGCGACGGAGGGCACACCGCTCGACGCGGCTGCGCTGGCCCTGAAGGACGCGCTGCGCGGCGACTGCCACAGCCACACCGACGCCTCCGACGGTGGCTCACCGCTGCGCGAGATGGTGGAGACGGCGCGGGCGCTCGGGCACTCCTACCTCGTCGTCACCGACCACTCGCCGCGCCTGACCGTGGCCAACGGGCTCTCGCCGGAGCGGTTGCGGGCGCAGCTGGAGCAGATCGCTGAGCTCAACGCCGAACTGACGGACTTCCGCGTCCTCACCGGCATCGAGGTCGACATCCTCGACGACGGCGCGCTCGACCAGGACCCGGACCTGCTCGACCAGCTCGACGTCGTCGTCGCCAGCGTGCACTCCAAGCTGCGGATGCCGCGGGCGGAGATGACCGAGCGGATGCTGACGGCTGTCGCGAACCCGCACGTCGACGTGCTGGGGCACTGCACCGGACGGATGGTCATGGGCAAGCGGAAGCGTCCGGAGTCGGAGTTCGACGCCGACCGGGTCTTCGCGGCCTGCGCGGAGTACGGCGTGGCGGTGGAGGTCAACTCCCGGCCCGAGCGGCTCGACCCGCCGAAGCGCCTGCTGCGCCTCGCCGTCGAGGCGGGCTGCGAGTTCACGATCGACACCGACGCCCACGCCCCCGGCCAGCTCGACTGGCTCGGCAACGGCTGTGAGCGCGCGGTCGCCTGCGCGGTGCCGCCCGACCGCGTCCTCAACACCTGGCCCGTCGAGAGGCTCCTGGACCGCACCCGCGCCTGA
- a CDS encoding cupin domain-containing protein: protein MSAPPEAAAHGLVPHPEGGWYRRTWTSPVCVDTPRGTRPSATAILYLLDAVSARHRVSSAELWLWHSGSAVELTVDGRASVLDAGTPQLTVPADAWQSARLLGPAPALLSCVVSPGFDFADFELA from the coding sequence GTGTCCGCTCCCCCGGAAGCTGCAGCTCACGGCCTCGTACCCCACCCCGAGGGGGGTTGGTACCGGCGCACCTGGACCTCCCCGGTGTGCGTCGACACGCCGCGGGGGACGCGCCCGAGTGCCACGGCGATCCTCTACCTCCTCGACGCGGTGTCGGCCCGGCACCGCGTCTCCTCGGCCGAGCTGTGGCTGTGGCACTCGGGCTCGGCGGTGGAGCTGACGGTCGACGGGAGGGCGTCGGTGCTCGACGCGGGCACCCCGCAGCTGACGGTGCCCGCCGACGCCTGGCAGTCGGCCCGACTCCTCGGCCCGGCCCCGGCCCTGCTCAGCTGCGTGGTCTCCCCCGGCTTCGACTTCGCCGACTTCGAACTGGCCTGA
- a CDS encoding carbohydrate kinase family protein: MAETGIVAVAGEALVDLVPAPVGGYLEIAPGGSPANVAVGLARLGVPVRMLARLADDPLGRRMRAHLADNGVSLDHTVAATEQTSMALVTVDDDGVPSYDFRVDATADWQWTDAELAGALDGPVVAVHSGSLALTTAPGDGPLRALLERAMATATVSYDPNCRPLLMGDPAGVLEGVHALLAVADVVKVSSEDLEWLGLTPEAALEDWVTRGPAVVAITLGGDGVLAGTATGLRTRRPGVPVTVVDTVGAGDTFSAALLAGLHGRDLLGAARRAELRALDAAVLDALLDLAARAAAITCSRRGADPPTAAELA; encoded by the coding sequence GTGGCTGAGACGGGCATCGTCGCGGTCGCCGGTGAGGCGCTCGTCGACCTCGTCCCGGCCCCCGTCGGCGGCTACCTGGAGATCGCGCCCGGCGGGAGCCCGGCGAACGTCGCGGTCGGGCTGGCCCGGCTCGGCGTCCCGGTGCGGATGCTCGCGCGCCTCGCCGACGACCCCCTCGGGCGCCGGATGCGCGCGCACCTCGCCGACAACGGGGTGTCGCTCGACCACACGGTCGCCGCCACCGAGCAGACGTCGATGGCGCTGGTGACCGTCGACGACGACGGCGTCCCCAGCTACGACTTCCGCGTCGACGCCACCGCCGACTGGCAGTGGACCGACGCCGAGCTGGCCGGGGCGCTGGACGGCCCGGTCGTCGCCGTGCACTCCGGCTCGCTCGCGCTCACCACCGCCCCCGGCGACGGCCCGCTGCGCGCGCTGCTGGAGCGGGCCATGGCCACCGCGACCGTCAGCTACGACCCGAACTGCCGCCCGCTGCTGATGGGGGACCCGGCCGGCGTGCTGGAGGGGGTGCACGCGCTGCTCGCCGTGGCCGACGTCGTCAAGGTCAGCTCGGAGGACCTGGAGTGGCTCGGCCTCACCCCCGAGGCCGCGCTGGAGGACTGGGTCACGCGCGGGCCCGCGGTCGTCGCGATCACCCTGGGCGGCGACGGCGTGCTCGCCGGTACCGCCACCGGACTGCGGACGCGGCGACCGGGCGTGCCGGTGACGGTCGTCGACACCGTCGGCGCGGGAGACACGTTCTCCGCGGCCCTGCTCGCCGGGCTGCACGGCCGGGACCTGCTCGGGGCTGCGCGCCGGGCCGAGCTGAGGGCCCTGGACGCGGCCGTCCTCGACGCATTGCTCGACCTCGCCGCCCGGGCTGCGGCGATCACCTGCTCGCGGCGCGGGGCCGACCCGCCCACCGCGGCCGAACTGGCCTGA
- a CDS encoding SRPBCC family protein, which translates to MAQVTATAERTIDAPAETVSTALGDYEKVRPTILTEHYSEYRTEPDGRVHWKLAATEKRVRDQLVAVEKPDNATIVERDANSSMVTTWTVTSEGTHRSTVRVVTTWKGAGGIGGFFERTFAPKGLRRIHEGVLANLDGAVRG; encoded by the coding sequence GGCACAGGTGACGGCTACGGCCGAGCGCACGATCGACGCCCCCGCGGAGACGGTCAGCACGGCACTCGGCGACTACGAGAAGGTCCGTCCGACGATCCTCACCGAGCACTACTCGGAGTACCGGACCGAGCCCGACGGGCGGGTGCACTGGAAGCTCGCCGCCACCGAGAAGCGGGTGCGCGACCAGCTCGTCGCCGTCGAGAAGCCCGACAACGCCACGATCGTCGAGCGCGACGCGAACTCCTCGATGGTCACGACGTGGACGGTCACGTCCGAGGGAACGCACCGCAGCACCGTCCGCGTCGTCACCACCTGGAAGGGCGCGGGCGGGATCGGCGGCTTCTTCGAGCGGACGTTCGCGCCGAAGGGCCTGCGCCGGATCCACGAGGGTGTGCTGGCGAACCTCGACGGCGCCGTACGTGGCTGA